One Janthinobacterium sp. J1-1 genomic region harbors:
- a CDS encoding DsbC family protein gives MSNPNQNSFRARKQLIAPSLSAIGVIIAGIVAANSVTAAEPSSILAKQELATSLAPALASPITDPAAPSAPSTAGDPATVSLRQTLTRLYPHTRFGDIQRSAIPGIWEVWMGNNVAYVNDEGRHFIFGHLYDMQTQTDLTAAKKEQASVQAESARPRIKFADLPLGDAIKAVRGNGQRKMAVFSDPHCPYCRQLELELAKLDNVTIYTFLYPIESLHPQAASVAQSIWCAKDKSAAWRQYMTTGKKPKVIRCDTPINRNVALANSAGIFGTPYLLFANGTQAPGAMPAAALEQRLSSN, from the coding sequence ATGTCGAATCCAAACCAGAATAGTTTTCGCGCGCGAAAGCAGCTGATCGCGCCCTCCCTGTCCGCCATCGGCGTGATCATCGCGGGCATCGTCGCTGCCAATTCGGTGACCGCCGCAGAACCATCCTCCATACTTGCCAAGCAGGAGCTTGCGACCTCGCTTGCGCCCGCTTTGGCGTCCCCTATCACTGATCCCGCAGCGCCGTCGGCACCATCAACGGCAGGCGACCCAGCGACAGTCTCCCTGCGCCAGACGTTGACCCGCCTCTATCCCCACACCCGATTCGGCGATATCCAGCGCTCCGCCATCCCTGGCATATGGGAAGTGTGGATGGGTAATAACGTCGCCTACGTCAACGATGAGGGCCGGCACTTCATCTTCGGCCACCTCTACGACATGCAGACACAGACCGACCTGACGGCGGCAAAGAAAGAGCAGGCCAGTGTGCAGGCGGAGAGCGCTCGGCCCCGGATCAAGTTCGCCGACCTGCCGCTCGGCGACGCCATCAAGGCCGTTCGCGGCAACGGCCAGCGCAAGATGGCCGTATTCTCCGATCCCCACTGTCCGTACTGCCGCCAGCTGGAGCTGGAGCTGGCCAAGCTCGACAACGTCACGATCTATACCTTCCTGTACCCGATCGAGTCACTGCATCCGCAGGCCGCTTCGGTGGCGCAGTCGATCTGGTGTGCGAAGGACAAGAGCGCCGCATGGCGGCAGTACATGACAACCGGCAAAAAGCCCAAGGTCATCCGCTGCGACACACCGATCAACCGCAACGTCGCACTGGCCAACAGCGCCGGCATTTTCGGCACGCCATACCTGCTCTTCGCCAACGGCACTCAGGCGCCCGGCGCCATGCCGGCAGCCGCCCTCGAGCAACGACTGTCCAGCAACTAA
- a CDS encoding TraV family lipoprotein, producing MIVRLALSIVSAAALTGCISMSGLTDSTKFACKAPAGTTCTSVSGVYANSSLNNGPARPVSQQVDTSGLPSSAGATAFPVLAAGMPIRSQPRMLRIWMAPWRDEDDTLHDQAYMYVMVDPGQWLVERSRDATVQKTMTRLQPLGKPRIAAAASSQPEQAAAGEQLANVRNNAQVQQSAREAAVVPGAPEDVK from the coding sequence ATGATCGTACGCCTTGCCCTATCCATTGTCAGCGCCGCCGCGCTGACCGGCTGTATCTCGATGTCGGGGCTGACTGACAGCACAAAATTCGCCTGTAAGGCCCCCGCCGGCACCACCTGTACTTCCGTGAGCGGCGTGTACGCCAACTCATCGCTGAACAATGGACCCGCGCGGCCGGTCTCGCAACAGGTCGATACCAGCGGCCTGCCATCGTCCGCAGGCGCAACCGCGTTCCCTGTGCTCGCCGCCGGAATGCCTATCCGCAGCCAGCCGCGCATGCTCCGGATCTGGATGGCGCCATGGCGCGACGAGGACGACACGCTGCATGATCAGGCCTACATGTACGTGATGGTCGATCCAGGGCAGTGGCTTGTCGAGCGCAGCCGCGACGCCACGGTGCAAAAAACCATGACACGCCTGCAACCGCTCGGCAAGCCGCGCATTGCCGCAGCGGCGTCCAGTCAACCCGAACAGGCTGCAGCCGGAGAACAGCTGGCCAACGTCCGCAACAACGCGCAGGTGCAGCAGTCCGCCCGTGAGGCCGCTGTGGTGCCAGGCGCCCCGGAGGATGTGAAATGA